In bacterium, one DNA window encodes the following:
- a CDS encoding MOSC domain-containing protein: MIKPLGHIHELVRYPVKSMAGVPAASAFLGWDGLQGDRRFAFRRLHDTSDFPWLTASKLPELILYTPLGLDESADEPLPAEVRTPEGTVYPIASPELQNSIASRFGSPVELMRLRHGIFDDASVSVINLATIAAIGREAGLHADTRRFRANIVLATESNEPFLEDNWVGQRLVIGHEETGPVISLTKRDLRCVMINLDPDTAEQDPRFMKTAVRLNGNNAGVYGTVVRTGRISAGDPVNLIV; the protein is encoded by the coding sequence ATGATCAAGCCTCTCGGGCATATTCACGAATTGGTACGCTATCCTGTGAAATCGATGGCAGGCGTTCCTGCGGCTTCCGCATTTCTCGGCTGGGATGGGTTGCAGGGAGACCGCCGTTTTGCATTCCGTCGCCTCCATGATACTAGCGATTTTCCGTGGCTAACGGCAAGCAAACTTCCCGAACTTATTTTGTACACGCCGCTCGGGCTCGATGAAAGTGCGGATGAACCTTTACCCGCCGAAGTGCGCACACCGGAAGGCACGGTCTACCCGATCGCCAGCCCGGAACTGCAAAACAGCATCGCTTCGAGATTCGGAAGCCCGGTCGAATTGATGAGGCTTCGGCACGGAATTTTTGACGACGCGAGTGTGTCGGTGATCAATCTGGCTACGATAGCGGCCATTGGCCGTGAAGCCGGATTGCACGCTGATACGCGACGATTCCGCGCCAATATCGTACTGGCGACCGAATCGAACGAACCTTTTCTGGAAGATAACTGGGTAGGCCAAAGATTGGTCATCGGCCATGAAGAGACAGGACCGGTGATCAGTTTGACCAAGCGCGACCTGCGTTGCGTGATGATCAATCTCGATCCCGATACGGCCGAACAGGATCCCCGCTTCATGAAAACCGCCGTCCGCCTGAACGGCAATAATGCCGGCGTCTACGGAACGGTCGTGCGCACCGGCCGGATCAGCGCCGGTGACCC